The DNA segment ttcatcaccaggatccattttgatttgattatatcctgagtatgcatctaaaaaacttaaaagttcatgacctgcggtcgcatcaattagttgatctatatgtggtaagggaaaggaatcttttggacatgctttatttaaatcagtataatctacacaaacacgccacttaccatttttcttaggtacaaccaccgtattagctaaccaagttggatattttacctcacggattgatccgatttttaataatttttggacttcatcctgaatcacctggttcttgaaagcaccttgtttccgtttcttttgctttattggtgtgaaagaagggtcctcgttgagtttgtgagtcatcacatttggtggtatccctgtcatatcagcgtgggaccaagcaaagcaatctaagttagcttttaaaaattcgattatcatacctcgcatgttcgtgtTTAAATTAGCCCCgatataaaccttccgttcaggttgttgatcaaataacatcactgcatCAAGCTCTTCAatcgtcgttttgatgctttcattctcttcaggttcttgaattgtgtcaggccttgagtccaaatctgttttctcttgttcagttgaagtttgatcttttttactttcaactgtttcctgtaattgctattttgctttatttgcggcgctcgtacttgttacagcgttgacattTCTGGCCATCtgttgatccccacgaatttgacaaattccccatggtgatggaaatttgataacttgatgtagggttgatgggacagcatccatatcgtgtatccatggccttcccatgatcatattgtaggccatttccatatcaactacctgaaatttagtttctttcacaacacccatagcaaaagttgttagtattacctcaccttttgttactacgcttgaattgtcgaagcctgacaaggtgtgcgccttgggtagcattttgtcttcagcttgcatttcccgcagtacccttagtaatataatatttatagaacttcctggatcaatcaaaactcgctttacattagtatcatatacaagtaaagatattaccagtgcatcattatgtggagttgttaCTCCTTCgttatctgcgtcatcgaacgaaatgctttcattgtcaaggacctgccgcacccgtttcccgtgtgtaatcgttaccttagaaaccttgttggaagctgtgtaagttatgccatgaatatcttctcccccgcttatgacattcactgtcctcttgggtgaaggaggttgtggtggttcttgtctgtttttcatataagcttgttttcctttctcactaaataactcagtgaggtatccttgcttcaataaatgatcTACTTCACTTTGCAGGAAtctgcattctgaagttttgtgcccgtgatcgttgtgaaattcgcaccaatgatccggattgtgtctacttggatttgaccgcatttctttcggccaccgtaccttatctcccatgcttcttaaaacagctacgagctcggaggtagagacgttaaaattatatccaccgaatcgtgcctttaaactcctgTCATCATCACGTGAATCTTGTctattccgatcattcctgaactttgaagaagagccagaatcccgGTTCCTTGACTTTTGATCGTATTGTTGGTTATCTTGCTTCGACCGTAGGTCTTTTCCtgcgggtcccatatatggatcgtacctgtttttacctgatcttttttcggaatctgaccttcgggtactgcccctttcttcatgatggagcttaggtacggtatcttcttcgattcgcaaCTTCGtgttatacctgttgtaaacatcattccatgtggttgcaggaaattctctaagactttctttgagtcgtcacatggcttcagaacttttgtcatttaaattacttgcaaaagctatagcagcccaattgtctggcacacggggtagagtcattctttcacgttggaatctatcaacgaagtttctaagcaactccgaatccccttgtttgattttgaaaatatcttccatccttttctcaactttttgtgctcccgaatgtgctttaataaaagaatctgcaagctcagcaaaagaattaatagaattttcagataaaagagaataccaggttaatgcacccttggtgagtgtttctccaaatttcttgaccaatactgattcaatttcttgtttggtcaagtcgttgcctttcacgccggttgtaaatgcagtcacgtggtcacgtgggtctgtagtaccatcatatttcgggatgtcaggcattttgaattttttcggaattggaaggggagcagcactaggcttccatggctgttgtgagtatttgtccatgtctactccttttattacaggtggaactccagggatttgttcttttcgctcattttgttccttcagctgtttctgcaaggttagtactaaattttgcaaatatgaattatttaaattaccttgtcccccttcttgtggttcactgggggttgctccgtttctagaattatcaagaccagaacgggggttctccaatgtattattattaggagtcggTGTAGGTGGCGcaacaggcaatcgactaacaagtgcctgaagagctttgccgacttgtgcatcgattagcttttgcaaagcttcagttgtaactcctcaaaatgttcagattgctcttgttgatcagcacgggattcagtaacaggagtgccttcacgagattgacgtggtgaatttaaaggagagggaaccacgacatcttgattttgatgtatttgattctcatggtttcccaatgtgttgttactgttgttgtcggcgttattgtttgacatggtgatgataatagataagatatagcttaaaaagaaagattatcagattcccggtaacggaaccaatttgtttaaccaaaaatctgagtctttggtcaaagctaaaagagaaattcgggttactgataatcaggagacaaaaaataaaatacttttgagaacaatggtagaaggtaaatagataagtatttcaatgaattctcaatagtattccgtgtccttacaaatgatgatccttcttccttttatagatcattctaggtaaaggaataaagcctcagctttaatgatataatcatgagcaataaatgacatttaataggccgttatacaatcattcctattaaataccaactttataacgtatcagacatttaataatgaatttgggctcctttctgtcatctgatccttgctttcaatgccttctaatccgttggctgcaaataatttaaattggtacgagactcgtatctatacgtcgtctcgtgcttatttaaattcttcttcccgtggctgttttcaccgtgcctcttagtcaattgctgttctttgaccattcaactaatccacgtgtcatgacacatcatttttaatataaattcagttttttcccaatacaggtatcctgcagtttgtattgccactgttgcaggaaggtttattccgttttatcctgggagtatttaatccattaccttggcaacgtgtgagggggttaaaattctttaaggacgcacaagaaaaattgtggactcggaatatttctgattctttactattttatacatttctttattcttctaacagttttctgattttttgttttAACACAGTTACGCTCACAAATACATTTGTCGGAATGGAGAATGTCTTCAACAAGGTACTCAATCAACTCATTGGAGGGAATGCACGGGAGCTGAATGTCGTCTCAGTTGTTGGTATGGGCGGTATTGGTAAGTCAACTCTTGCCGGAAGCATTTTTAGGAATCCATCAGTATTCTATCACTTTGATGTCTCATCATGGGTAACTGTCTCTCAAAAATATGATGTTAGAGAAATGCTTTTAGATGTTTTAAGTTTTGGTACACCGTCTCTAAAGGCAATGTATAGTAATTTGAGCAATGACCAACTATTAGAGCAAGTGTATAGAAAACTGAAAGGCAAGAGGTATTTGATAGTTTTGGATGATATATGGAGTATAGAGGCCTGGAACCTAGTCATAAGATCATTTTCCGATGATGAAAATGGCAGTCGAATCATGTTAACGAGGCTCTCAGAAGTAGCAATGTCTGCTGGTAATGGTTACACTTTTAACATGCCTTTCCTTAATCTGGAAAATAGTTGGAAACTATTGGCCGACAAGGTATTTGGTATCGTAGTCTGTCCTCTTCGATTGGAGTCAATGGGAAAGCAGATAGCACAACAATGTCAAGGATTACCTCTCTCTCTCGTTGTCATAGCCGGGCTTCTCCCCAAGATCAGTAGGACATATAAGGATTGGCAAAAAGTtcttgaaagcatgaaatcacaTGAAGGTTCAACCTCTGAGCAGTGTTTAGCAATATTAGCTTTGAGTTATAATTACTTGCCTTGTAGCTTAAAAGCTTGTTTCCTTTATATGGGCGCTTTTCCTGAAGATAAAGAAATCCATGTGGATAAGTTGATCAAAATTTGGGTTGCTGAAGGTTTCCTGAAGCCAAGTAGTCATAAAAAGTTGGAAGAGGTGGCAGAAGAGTGTTTAGAGGATTTATTTAGCAGAAGTTTGATTATAGTTAGTAGACGAAGAGCGAATGGCAAAATTAGAAGTTGCAGAATTCATGATCTCCTTCGGCAATTATGCTTGAGAGAAGGAAAATCTGAGAAGTTCTTTCATGTCATGACTAAAAGCTTTGAAATGTCCGCAGAATGCATGGAGATTGAACATCGACTGTGTTTGCACACAGATGGTTTAGAAAATCAAAGTCTTGCACTGGAGAAAGGTA comes from the Nicotiana sylvestris chromosome 4, ASM39365v2, whole genome shotgun sequence genome and includes:
- the LOC138889514 gene encoding putative late blight resistance protein homolog R1B-17 — translated: MENVFNKVLNQLIGGNARELNVVSVVGMGGIGKSTLAGSIFRNPSVFYHFDVSSWVTVSQKYDVREMLLDVLSFGTPSLKAMYSNLSNDQLLEQVYRKLKGKRYLIVLDDIWSIEAWNLVIRSFSDDENGSRIMLTRLSEVAMSAGNGYTFNMPFLNLENSWKLLADKVFGIVVCPLRLESMGKQIAQQCQGLPLSLVVIAGLLPKISRTYKDWQKVLESMKSHEGSTSEQCLAILALSYNYLPCSLKACFLYMGAFPEDKEIHVDKLIKIWVAEGFLKPSSHKKLEEVAEECLEDLFSRSLIIVSRRRANGKIRSCRIHDLLRQLCLREGKSEKFFHVMTKSFEMSAECMEIEHRLCLHTDGLENQSLALEKGNFDSVRTILCLGELHSFLNSGCYKIVDPRFELLRVLDVQNIHFPSFPNEITQLVQLRYVSFTTGSEVPASISNLWNLQTMSVISVAENELHPAIGNLEDVKSETFQSREIVHACSSQGTKFSWYRILRNSSFVTNC